The Nostoc sp. 'Lobaria pulmonaria (5183) cyanobiont' DNA window ACAATATATGCTACTCTTTGACCGATATTCGTAGCATGATCTGCCATGCGTTCTAGACAACGAATTGCCAGTGCCAGCAGTATAATTGGCTCGACTACGCCAGGCACATCCCGTTGTTGGGCTAAAGTCTGATAAACGCGATCGTAGGCATCGTCTACAGTATCATCCAGATGCTTTAAACGGCGTCCACCAGCTTCATCAAAATCCCCCAAAGCCTTTAAGCTAGTTGCTAGCATTGCCTGCGCGTGAAGGGACATAGCTTCAATGTCGGGCATTGATGTATGAGGCGCGTAAGGAAAAATTTTAATCGCAATCTCAGCTAAATCCTCAGCATAATCGCCAATGCGCTCTAAGTCTCGCACCAGCTGCATAAAGGCACTTAAGCAGCGCAAATCTGGAGCCGTAGGCGCTTGTAGCGTCATAATCGCCGTACAGTCTGATTCGATTTGTCTATAAAAGCGATCGATCTTTTTATCTAATCGGGGGAGTTCCTCAGCTGCTGTTAAGTTACGAGCAAATAACGCTTGGTGGCTGAGGCGAAATGATTGTTCTACCAAGGCACCCATGCGTAATACATCCCGTTCTAAGCGCCTAATAGCGCGTGCGAGTTGTGGTCTTTGCGGATTGGGAGTATAATCGACAGCTTTCACACTTGTTGTCTCAAAGGTGAAGATATTACTAACTATAGTCTTGGCTTAGGGAGTTTGCCATAACTTCAGGAAATTGGAGTTGCATCCACGCACCCCCAGTTTCTGGATGGTTCATCGCTTTGATTGAACCACCGTGAGCGATCAGAATTTGCTCAACGATCGCTAATCCTAATCCATTGCCAACGATCGCCCCTATGGAGTTACTATCTTGGGGGGAATGAGTTCGCGCTTTATCTCCTCGATAAAATCGCTCAAAAACGTGAGGTAAATCTGCCTCCGAAAACCCGACTCCAGAATCAATAAGACTTATTTCCAAGATTGGGGAAGCAGCATCATTATCCTTTGTTGATAAGATTTTCGCTTCAACGTAAATGCTTGTACTAGAAGGACTGTACTTAATGCTATTGTCTAGCAAGTTGAGAAAAACCTGGTAAATCCTGGCTCTATCTGCCTTAATCCACAGATTTTCTGGGCCAGAATAAGAAAAAGACAGATGTTGACGCACTGCTAAGGGTTCTAGTGTTTCCCAAACAGATGCAATGAGCGATCGCAATTCTACAGCTTTAGCTTGCAATTGCATATTTGGGTTTGCTTCCATTTGGGTGAGGTCTAACCAGCTTTGCACCAAGTTAATCAGCCGATCAACTTCTTGCATTAAGCGGTTAACCCAGCGATTTAAAGGCGGTTCTAAACGGTTTTGTAAAGTTTCTACAACTAAGCGAATCGAAGTTAGCGGTGTTCTGAGTTCGTGTGCTAGGTCGGAAAAAGAGCGATCGCGTGCTTGATTTATATCTAATAGGGGTTGACGATTTTCTAAAAAGACTCCCACTTGTCCATTGGGTAAAGGCAAGCTAGAAGCCCGCAAAGCCAGAGATTTGATTGTTGCCATCTCTGCTGCATCATCACAAGATGGATGAAATATCCATTCTCCTGTTTGTGGTTTTTGCGAATCGCGAGTTTGCTCAATTAAATGGTCAAGTTCGTAAGACCTTACCAACTCCAATAACAAGCGCACTTGTTCTGGTTGCCACCTTTGCAGATACAAAATTTCCTGCGCCTGTCGATTGCACCACAGCAGTTGATTTTCCTCATCTACCTGCAAATATCCCACAGGTGCAAAATCTAGCAGGTCTTGGTAAGTTTGCAACGACTGCTGCAAATCTTGCCGTTGCTGTTTCACCATTGCTATTTCCTGCCGCAACCCAGGAATCATCAGCAGTCCCATCTTGTAAGAATGCGAGGTTAACGGTCGGAGTAAGCGCCCCAGGTAACGGTTAAGTTGAACCTGTTGCCAAACCCAAAACCCAATGCCTACCGCTAAACCCAGAAAAAATCCCAATAAAAGCATTTGAGTTGTTAGTTTCTTGGTGACTACTAAAAACTAACAACTATCCCAACTAATTATCCAAACCTATAGCCAAAACCTCTTACAGTCACAATATATTCGGGATGACTGGGGTCTTGCTCTAATTTTTCGCGCAACCACCGAATGTGAACGTCTACGGTTTTACTATCGCCGACAAAATCCGGCCCCCAAACCTGATCGAGCAATTGTTCCCGTGACCATACCCGGCGAGCGTAACTCATAAACAGTTCCAGCAAGCGGAACTCTTTAGGAGAAAGACTCACTTCTTGACCGCGAACCAGCACGCGACATTCTTGAGGATTCAAGGTGACATCCTTAAATTTTAATACAGGTATTTGTGGTAAATTACTTAGGCGTTGGCGGCGGAGTAAAGCGCGACAACGAGCAACTAACTCGCGCATACTAAAGGGTTTGGTCAGGTAGTCATCTGCACCCACCTCTAACCCCAAAACACGGTCAGTTTCACTACCCTTAGCACTGAGCATTAAAATAGGTACTGGGTTGCCTTGATGACGCAGCAAACGGCAAATATCTAGCCCATTGATTTGCGGCAGCATCAAATCAAGAATGACCAGATCGAAGGGAAGTTCCCCTGAATTGGTTTCAAAACTTTTGAGATACTCTATAGCAGACCGCCCATCGGGAGCTGTTATCACCCCATAACCTTCTTCTTCCAGAGCTACAGCTAGCATTTCCTGGATTAATTCTTCATCTTCTACTACTAGAATACGGCTGGTTTGTCCAATGTCCGTTCTGGCAGAGTATTTGGTCGATTCACTGGTATACATTGATATCACAAAAGTCTAGGACTGTGCTTGTATCAATTAGGATGATTAAGTCTATTATCTCGCCTTACTGCAACCACACTTCTACTAGGGTTAATTCTTTTAGATTTTCTTTACAAAAAGTAACATACATCACAGCAGTCTCCTAAATCATAAATAACTGTGCCTACAAGCTTCTAAATAGTTTTTTTAATTAAGGACTTTAAATTTTCGATTCTGTCTTCACAAGATGGAAATACATTAGTGCATGAAGGATTATCTTGACAGAGGAGATTAGGTTAGGTATATTTATTTTAGTACAAACGTACCACTAAACCCCAAAGGGAAAACTATACCTGAAAAACAGAAAGACATATATGTGGAAAATTCGTACCCACTAAGTGTGAGATGTCGAGCATTTCAGTATTTCCACGGCGTTAAAAATGTTGATTAAAAGGCTACTCTGATGTCTGCATAGGGTAGTCATTGGTATGGCTTGCTACCCAATAAATAATTTGCCTATTGAAGGGAGTTGGAAGATGACTACAGTTGGAGTCAAGGACAGCAAACAACAACTAATGCAAGCATTTCAACAAATTATTATCCAAAGAAAAAAACTTGAATCTAAAATAGCAACCAAACAAGAGGAAGCAGAAAAGGTAAAAAGTCAAGGAATTCTGCAAACAGCTTCTGCATATACAGTTGATAGTATTGTTAAAGGTTTAGCTGATTTACAATTGGAGTTTGGCAGTATTCTCAATGGATTATCTGAAAAACTAGCTCAGGAAAATTCCAAGTTAGATGAATTGAACCGAGCTATAGAAATTGAAACTCAACGCCTACAAGAACTGCAACAAATTAGAGTTGTAGCGGATACTCTAGACATTTTAAGTCAAGAACACCAAGAAAAATTAAAAATTCTCGAACAAGATACTATTAGCAAAAGGGAAGCACTAGATAAAGAAATTATAATCAGACGGAAAGAATGGCAAAAAGAACAAGCAGAGTATGAAGAAAAACTTCAAGCATATAACGATTTATTAGCCAAAGATCGCCAGCAAGAACAAGAAGAATTTCAGTATAAGTTACAAACTACTCGGAAACTCAATACAGACAGCTACGAAGGGATAAAGCGCCAACAACAAAGGGAAATACAAGAAAATTCTCAAAAGAAAGAGAAAGATTGGGCAGAACGAGAAAAAATCTTCGCTGAACGCCAACCACTCTTTGCAGATTATCAACAAAAAGTAACTATATTTCCTAGCGAACTGGAAGAAGCCGTTAAGAAGGCTAGAGAAGAAGCAATTAAAGAAACAAGCCAAAAAGCTAAAATTGAGGCTGATTTATTTGAAAGAGAATGGGAATCTAACAAACAGAGCTATGAACAAAAAATTCAATCTCTGGAAGAAACAATTAAGAAACAGTCTGAGCAAATAGAAGGCATTTCTGCTTAATTGCAAACTGCATTAAAACAAGCACAAGACTTAGCTATGAGGGCTTTTGGTAGTTCTAACCCTAAATAGTTGTGAGTCTGTAGCATCTTAATCATCTTGAATTCCTGAAGAGGAGGTTTGTTGTGGTGGGGAAAAAACCGACTGATAAGAATACTAAAGTAGAAATTCTTCAGGCGTATGAGGAGTTAGCAAAAGAAAAAGTAGCACTGAAATCAGAACTTGATAAAGTTGGTAAAGAAAACCAGTCTGGAACTAAAGAACAGCCTAAATTAGAACAAAAAATAGCTATGAATCAGCTTTCTAGTATCCAACAAAAAATGAACAATACAATTGAAAGCTTGGCGAAGGTTCAATTAGGTTTTGGCAGTGCTGCTAATGAATTATCGGAACAGCTAACCACAAAAGCCTCTAAGTTGGAAGAAATCAGGCGAACTTTAGAAGAAGAAATGCAACAATTAACACAGCTGCATAATTTAGAAATTTCTGATGATATCTTGGATACTGTCATCCAAGCCTATGAAGATAATACTAAAGCTTATCAGGAAGAATATAGTCGACGTTCTGAAGTGTTATTCCAAGAAATACTAGAGCAAAGAAATACTTGGGTAAAAGAACAAGAGGAACAGCAAAGGGCGATAAAAGAACGGAATGAAAACTTGAATAAAACTCGGCAACGCAATGCAACAGAGTATAAGTATAATTTAGAACTCCAGCGACAACTGCAAAATGACGAATACGAACAAGAGCAGAAAGCGCTATATAAGCAACTGGAAGAATCACTACAAGAAACAGAAAAGCAGTGTGCTGAACGGGAGAAAGCAATTTCTGAGAGAGAGAAACAATTTGAAGAATTAAAAGCCAAGGTAGAGGTTTTTCCAAAAGAAAAAGAAGCAGCCATCAAAAAAGCTACAGAAGAAGGCAAAGGCATCGCCCACTACCAAGCTAAAGTAAAATCAGATTTATATTCTAAGGAAGTGGAAGGGCAAAAGCGTTTCTATGAACAAAGACTGCAATCTCTAGAACAAACTATTACTAATCAAGAGACGCGAATTCAAAATCTTTCTAAACAACTTGAATCCGCTCTCAAACAAGTTCAGGATTTGGCAGTTAAAGCTATTGAAGGTACTTCAAATGTTAATTCATATCAGGCAATCAAAGAAATAGCTTTAGAACAGGCAAAGACTCAAGCGAAAAATAAATAAACTGATTTATTTTTGATGAAAATTGCAGAGACTTAATTTAATTTAAGTCTCTACAAGTAACTCTAATGCTTTTTATTCAGTTTTCTTTGGTTTTTTGAGGTCTGGGGGAGGTTGTAGTTTCTTCTTATTTGTTGCACTAGCCTGCGTTTGCTTTAATGCTCTGTTGAAATTTTGTTCTTGACTAGACATAATACTAAATTTTAATATTATATTACTGGTATCGTTAATTACATAAATATACCACAGAGAATTTAAGTTTAACTAAAAAGTTAGTAAATAATGTTACCTCTGTAGGAACCTTCACTTTTAACGGGATAAATACAAATCTTAATAGGCATCTGCTGAAAAAGAGATGTAGTACTGCTACATCTCTACAAGGGTTCTGGATAATCCATATTTAATTTCTGGAGATGTTTAATAACGGGGGTGCGATCGCCTCAGCTACCTACAATAGATTGAATTTCTATCAGTGGTTCAATCTCTGTTTCAACTTGAGCCTCGACAATTGACGTATAAATTGGAATATCAACTTGTATAGCTTCAAAGCTCATAACTAAAGAGTATGGAACGCTAGCTTCTGGATCGTTATTCCAACCTTCATGTCCAACTACCGCAATAGAAAATGCTTCCGTGAGTTCAAATGAATTTACAACAGCCCAATCCTTCTGAAGGGTTCCTGCACTTCTAGACACACCTTTAATTATTCCGTGATGATTTTGTTTGCCGAGCATCCATTTAAAAAGACCTTCTCCCTTCTCCGCATCTTCTGGAGCAACAAACTCTTCCAAAACTCTAGCCTTAAAAAGTTCTGGATCTTCTCCTTTTTTACTACATTCCCAATCAAGCCAAGTTGAAAGATATTTTCGGCGATTTCTACGGGTTCGACGTGGTTGGGCTTTGTATGATAAAGTAACCTCCAGAAGAATCTTAAATGCCTCTCCTTGAGAACGTAATTTTTCTGGCAGTTTTACTTGGTAAATATGAGCTTGTTTAGCTACAATACGGCGCTCTCCTGTTGTCATCAAAGTGATTCTATTGGGAGCATTACCCAAAGCACGATCAACATCAGGAAGACCATAACCAATTTGACGTAGGATGTGCAGTTTATCGCCACCATATCCCACTATCCATTCTGGCCATCTTGCTGATTGTACTATTAATGCACGGTAAAGAAGGCAACTTTCATTAGGTAACTCAGCAGCAAGACGTGCAGCAATATGGCTTACTTTGGGTACTGCAAAAGAAGTACCAACTTTATCAGCCCCAATCGCTGGGCCACCGTTCAAAGTTGATCTTACTAATTCGGGACAAACATCTTTAGGAAAAGTAATATTTGGTGGTAAACCTTCATCTATTACTAAATCTCCACCATACTCAACTACTTCCGGTTTAATCGTCTCCCAAATTCCTAATCCACAGCACGAAAAAGCGGAGGGTTTATCTTTCTGTGCAATCGAATAATAAGGTGGTGCATGATAAGAATTCAAAGCAATAGAGCCAACCGTTAAAGCTTGAAAACTTTGTGCAGGGTTAGCAATTCTGCATGAATCTTCTAATAGATAGTCTGGATATTGTCGATTTGCTGCTATATGTTCTCTCACAGATAATCTTGTAAAGCCAATTCTACTGTTGAGAGGTAAATTTCCTGCTGCAACAATAAAGAGAATATCCTTTTTTTGCCATGTTAAATTATCAATAGACGATGCCCAAGCACTCATATATCGGGTTAGGCAGGGAACAGAACCAGTAATAGAATGGTTAAAAATTCTAGTTCCTGTTTGTTCGTGATAAAATTCTACAATTTCACCCAGAAGATTCGCTGGAAATAGTTGTTTAGGTAGTTTGCAGTTAGCCTGAAGAACTCTGGCATTTTGAATCCAGCAAACAGCCTTTTCATTACCATTACGAGGTATAGTTCTTGGATAAAGGACTGCACCAGCGACACTTGTTCCATGTCCACCATTGCTAACATAGTCTGGAGTTTTATCAGTTTCTCGTGGAACCCAAGACCTTGAGTTTTTTGAATCAATTGCTGCTCTTAGCAGAGAATGTCTTTCTTGAATACCACTATCTATAACGCATACTTTAGGAGCATTTAATTCTGGCGATTCTAGTTGAAATGATGGAGAATCAGTATCAGATAGATCCTCTCGCTGAATAATTTCAGCAAACTCATCTGGCTCACTAACATCAAAAATGTAAGGGAAATTTTCAACTAAATCTTTTAGACCTTTACCTGAAATTTGAATTCGACATGAAAAACTGTCAGGCAAAGTAGCTGTACCAATCTCACCCCCATCATCTTGAAAACCTTTGCTAATTTTGCCTTTATAAAATTGAATAAACTCTTCAAATTCTTCTTGCCTTTCCCAGGATATCTCTTCCCATTCTTGCTCAGTTAGCTGACGTTTTTGAATCCATTTATTAACTCGCGTTGTAAATTTATCATTAGTTTCATTAGGTTGGGGTTTGGGATAATTAGGCAGCTTGGTTTTGGTTCCTACACAAGCAACACCTACATCAACAGTGTATATCTGCTCTTCTTTTATAGCAAGCCATTTCTCATATAATTCAGCGAATCAGTTTGGAGAAAGAATCAATTCTGGCTTTTTTTTACCGTCTATTACTTCCCAAATTTCAGCAACTCTATTACCACCATACTGCTCATTAATAAATTTTTCTATTTTTTTTTGTAATTCACTAAGTTCTAAATCTGCTGATGCACCGATAATATATCCATCTTCTGTATCAGCAATCAATTCAATGCCATATGCTTTCAACCCATCTGGATTAAAAGAATCAGGATCAATTTCTAAGATAATACGTCGAGATTTAAGTGGCGGCTTCTCTTCTTGCTCTCGTTCTTCTTGAGTTTCTTGCCATTCAAAGATCAAGGAGTCAACCGAACTTTTGAGTTTACTTCCATGTCCCTGGCGATTACCCAGATTAACGACTGTTATAGGATTATTTTTTCCTCCTCCTGATGGCGATGCAGCACGTCCTTCTGTTGTTAGCCTAAGCCGGATATGCGGAAAACCCTGAGAACTTTCAACCATTTATTTATCCAGACAGCAAAATTTAATACTAGGAAACTTTGATTTCTGCGATCGCTTCTTCTAAGTGTTCTTGAATCACTAGCTCCTCCCGCTCAAGGATTGCTCGTTTAGCTGCATCTTGTGCAACCCTCACAGCTTGAGCCGCAGAAAAATCTCTCATCTGCTCAATAATCCTTGGCCAGTTGATAGATCCCACTTCAATTGCAGATAGTGTTTCCTTTAGTATAAATTCTAGCTCTTGTTCTCCGGGTTTGGGTACTGCAATCAAATCATCAAATCTTCTCCAAAGGGCAGTATCTAGAGATTTATTTAGGTTCGTTGCTGCTACCAAAAGCCCAGAAGAGGGTTGATACTCATCCAAAATTTGAAGAAATGTATTGACTACTCGCTTAATTTCTCCTACTTCTTGAGAGTCTTCTCGTGTCTTAGCAATTGAGTCACATTCATCAAGAAACAATAAGCATGGATTTTTTGAAGCATCCTCAAATACAAGTCTCAAATTGCTTGCAGTTTCCCCTAAAAAAGACGACACCATTGCATCAAACCGAACTTT harbors:
- the phoU gene encoding phosphate signaling complex protein PhoU; translated protein: MKAVDYTPNPQRPQLARAIRRLERDVLRMGALVEQSFRLSHQALFARNLTAAEELPRLDKKIDRFYRQIESDCTAIMTLQAPTAPDLRCLSAFMQLVRDLERIGDYAEDLAEIAIKIFPYAPHTSMPDIEAMSLHAQAMLATSLKALGDFDEAGGRRLKHLDDTVDDAYDRVYQTLAQQRDVPGVVEPIILLALAIRCLERMADHATNIGQRVAYIVTGQRS
- a CDS encoding sensor histidine kinase, whose product is MLLLGFFLGLAVGIGFWVWQQVQLNRYLGRLLRPLTSHSYKMGLLMIPGLRQEIAMVKQQRQDLQQSLQTYQDLLDFAPVGYLQVDEENQLLWCNRQAQEILYLQRWQPEQVRLLLELVRSYELDHLIEQTRDSQKPQTGEWIFHPSCDDAAEMATIKSLALRASSLPLPNGQVGVFLENRQPLLDINQARDRSFSDLAHELRTPLTSIRLVVETLQNRLEPPLNRWVNRLMQEVDRLINLVQSWLDLTQMEANPNMQLQAKAVELRSLIASVWETLEPLAVRQHLSFSYSGPENLWIKADRARIYQVFLNLLDNSIKYSPSSTSIYVEAKILSTKDNDAASPILEISLIDSGVGFSEADLPHVFERFYRGDKARTHSPQDSNSIGAIVGNGLGLAIVEQILIAHGGSIKAMNHPETGGAWMQLQFPEVMANSLSQDYS
- a CDS encoding winged helix-turn-helix domain-containing protein, with product MYTSESTKYSARTDIGQTSRILVVEDEELIQEMLAVALEEEGYGVITAPDGRSAIEYLKSFETNSGELPFDLVILDLMLPQINGLDICRLLRHQGNPVPILMLSAKGSETDRVLGLEVGADDYLTKPFSMRELVARCRALLRRQRLSNLPQIPVLKFKDVTLNPQECRVLVRGQEVSLSPKEFRLLELFMSYARRVWSREQLLDQVWGPDFVGDSKTVDVHIRWLREKLEQDPSHPEYIVTVRGFGYRFG
- a CDS encoding S8 family peptidase, whose amino-acid sequence is MPDSFSCRIQISGKGLKDLVENFPYIFDVSEPDEFAEIIQREDLSDTDSPSFQLESPELNAPKVCVIDSGIQERHSLLRAAIDSKNSRSWVPRETDKTPDYVSNGGHGTSVAGAVLYPRTIPRNGNEKAVCWIQNARVLQANCKLPKQLFPANLLGEIVEFYHEQTGTRIFNHSITGSVPCLTRYMSAWASSIDNLTWQKKDILFIVAAGNLPLNSRIGFTRLSVREHIAANRQYPDYLLEDSCRIANPAQSFQALTVGSIALNSYHAPPYYSIAQKDKPSAFSCCGLGIWETIKPEVVEYGGDLVIDEGLPPNITFPKDVCPELVRSTLNGGPAIGADKVGTSFAVPKVSHIAARLAAELPNESCLLYRALIVQSARWPEWIVGYGGDKLHILRQIGYGLPDVDRALGNAPNRITLMTTGERRIVAKQAHIYQVKLPEKLRSQGEAFKILLEVTLSYKAQPRRTRRNRRKYLSTWLDWECSKKGEDPELFKARVLEEFVAPEDAEKGEGLFKWMLGKQNHHGIIKGVSRSAGTLQKDWAVVNSFELTEAFSIAVVGHEGWNNDPEASVPYSLVMSFEAIQVDIPIYTSIVEAQVETEIEPLIEIQSIVGS
- a CDS encoding ATP-binding protein, whose product is MKAELLKRFFRAIASSDQEAIDKLTYLVIEEERTKGHTLLADQLENITKKSQKEKPTNISKPASSIPENLQTLTELPTSKRFNLPLVTIIPRDHLRHHMVLPEKIEKRFCRIEREYAARDRLAHHGLRYRQKILLYGPPGCGKTLGAERLAWNTGLPLLKVRFDAMVSSFLGETASNLRLVFEDASKNPCLLFLDECDSIAKTREDSQEVGEIKRVVNTFLQILDEYQPSSGLLVAATNLNKSLDTALWRRFDDLIAVPKPGEQELEFILKETLSAIEVGSINWPRIIEQMRDFSAAQAVRVAQDAAKRAILEREELVIQEHLEEAIAEIKVS